In one window of Aquimarina spinulae DNA:
- a CDS encoding PKD domain-containing protein: MKRKSVQYFLLIMMIIGGYNTYGQSDKSYLVSDNQQNFINNLINPKKNKPSAIKIANNQSFSFKLNVQNQTDQDLTLIGTVNNHSLSSFSFTKTNNSLKGNIILHDLKKAYTLYSESNGQVFVKETDINTILCVDFEKANTKDIDPGTVFSKAAPQLESLPGAPGIIYLDFDGELVSNTSWLGGATIDAQSPNFSDEKIIKVWKIMAEDFRPFNLNVTTRRDLFDAAPKNRRMMCIFTTTKDAAPDSGGVAYLNSFSSNSNNPCWVYNLGTRSAGETGSHEVGHTLGLSHDGKPGTTYYAGHGEWSPIMGWSVNKTLGHWSSGEYPDATNTQDDIAIISNNRNGVGFQNDDHGNAINEATALKVAPSGAVSADQNFGLISTREDKDVFSFAVETGNVSLSFDPDPDYPNLNIQVRILNELGQEVALSDPNGLTASINQNLTEGIYYIEIDGVGEGTLANGYSDYSSLGNYSISGNYIPGDDKQPPLSDFEATTNCSVVEFQSTSTNRISSYLWNFGDGQTSTEQNPTHTYATNGDYTVSLTTTNDSGNNTKEKSDFISINLPNLPVVTNQNVCAGESVTITVSGNSEYKWYTTATGGTSIASGLSYETPALDATQTYYIEGAIGNCTTTTRTEVKAIVSENPEEPTIAVNQNHMLFVPSQFSSYQWYYKDEPIDDANQAVYLPTEVGEYSIKVFNEAGCSITSKAFEVDQSLLNLGQENKTFTYYPNPVNDDEILHIDGITTNDYSVRIVNIQGQVLIDMIPTPEMDISELSHGLYIILINNKPLGKFVRQ, translated from the coding sequence ATGAAAAGAAAATCAGTACAGTATTTTCTTCTTATTATGATGATAATAGGAGGATATAATACTTACGGTCAATCTGATAAATCATACCTCGTATCAGATAATCAACAAAATTTTATAAATAATCTGATTAACCCAAAAAAAAATAAGCCTTCGGCAATTAAAATTGCTAATAATCAGTCTTTTTCTTTTAAACTTAATGTACAAAATCAAACCGATCAGGATCTTACCTTAATAGGTACTGTTAATAATCATTCATTATCTTCATTTTCTTTTACCAAAACGAACAATTCGTTAAAAGGAAATATCATACTTCATGATTTAAAAAAAGCATATACTTTATATTCTGAATCCAATGGTCAGGTATTTGTGAAAGAAACCGATATTAATACAATTCTTTGTGTAGATTTTGAAAAAGCAAATACAAAAGACATTGATCCGGGAACTGTATTTTCAAAAGCAGCTCCACAATTAGAAAGCCTTCCGGGAGCACCTGGTATTATTTATCTTGATTTTGATGGAGAATTGGTTTCTAATACAAGTTGGCTTGGTGGTGCTACAATTGACGCGCAATCTCCTAATTTCTCTGACGAAAAAATAATCAAAGTTTGGAAAATCATGGCCGAAGATTTTCGCCCATTTAATCTAAACGTTACTACCAGAAGAGATCTTTTTGATGCAGCTCCTAAAAATCGTAGAATGATGTGCATTTTTACGACTACAAAAGATGCTGCTCCGGATTCTGGAGGAGTTGCTTACTTAAATTCGTTTTCGTCGAATAGCAATAACCCTTGTTGGGTTTATAATTTGGGAACAAGATCTGCTGGTGAGACAGGATCTCATGAGGTTGGCCACACTTTGGGACTATCACATGATGGTAAACCAGGTACAACATACTACGCAGGGCATGGAGAATGGAGCCCAATTATGGGATGGAGCGTTAATAAAACATTAGGACATTGGAGTAGCGGAGAATATCCCGATGCAACAAATACTCAGGACGATATCGCAATTATCTCTAATAATAGAAACGGTGTTGGTTTTCAAAATGATGACCATGGCAATGCTATTAATGAAGCCACTGCACTTAAAGTAGCTCCTTCTGGGGCAGTAAGTGCCGATCAAAATTTTGGACTAATTAGTACTAGAGAGGATAAAGATGTTTTCTCTTTTGCAGTAGAAACCGGAAATGTATCCTTGTCTTTTGATCCCGATCCCGACTATCCCAATCTAAACATCCAGGTAAGAATTCTAAATGAACTTGGCCAGGAAGTAGCACTCTCTGATCCAAACGGACTTACAGCATCGATTAATCAAAACCTTACAGAAGGAATTTATTATATTGAGATTGATGGCGTGGGTGAAGGAACATTAGCCAATGGATATTCTGATTACTCTTCGTTGGGTAATTATTCTATATCGGGTAATTATATACCAGGAGACGATAAACAACCTCCATTATCAGATTTCGAAGCAACTACAAACTGTTCGGTAGTAGAATTTCAAAGCACTTCTACCAATAGAATAAGTTCTTATTTATGGAATTTTGGAGATGGTCAAACATCTACAGAACAAAACCCAACACATACTTATGCAACTAATGGGGACTATACTGTATCCCTTACGACAACCAATGATTCTGGAAATAATACTAAAGAAAAATCAGATTTTATTTCTATAAATCTTCCGAATCTCCCGGTTGTAACAAATCAAAATGTTTGTGCCGGAGAATCTGTGACGATAACTGTATCAGGAAATAGCGAATATAAGTGGTACACCACGGCAACCGGAGGTACCAGTATCGCATCTGGATTATCCTATGAGACTCCAGCACTCGATGCTACTCAGACCTATTACATAGAAGGAGCTATTGGTAACTGTACTACAACAACAAGAACAGAAGTAAAAGCAATTGTATCAGAAAACCCAGAAGAACCAACAATAGCTGTTAATCAAAATCATATGCTATTTGTACCATCTCAATTCTCTTCTTACCAATGGTATTATAAAGATGAACCTATTGATGATGCTAATCAAGCAGTATATTTACCCACAGAAGTAGGTGAATATTCTATAAAAGTATTTAACGAAGCTGGCTGTAGCATAACTTCTAAAGCATTTGAAGTTGATCAATCCCTACTTAATTTGGGCCAGGAGAACAAAACGTTTACCTACTACCCAAACCCGGTTAATGATGATGAAATATTACATATTGATGGTATAACAACAAATGATTATTCTGTAAGAATTGTTAACATACAGGGGCAAGTATTAATTGATATGATTCCCACTCCCGAAATGGATATATCAGAACTTTCGCATGGGTTATATATCATTTTAATTAACAACAAACCTCTTGGTAAATTTGTAAGACAGTAA
- a CDS encoding DsrE family protein, with amino-acid sequence MRNRIASYIFILLPFFIFSQQKSKEGKIITEYGKTYTVSDPDFKTKMQHDLKAVFDVGRTFKDSSKVNPLFNTAARYLNMHAGAGVPLEKLKVALVIHGLAANDILNNTKYKAKYHINNPNAPLLSALAKKGVQLILCGQTAAYRDISKEDVLPEIQIALSAMTALVQLQNENYRLINF; translated from the coding sequence TTGAGAAACAGAATAGCATCCTATATTTTTATTTTACTTCCTTTTTTTATTTTTTCTCAACAAAAATCTAAGGAAGGTAAAATAATAACTGAATATGGCAAAACCTATACAGTTAGCGATCCAGATTTTAAAACCAAAATGCAGCATGATTTAAAAGCTGTATTTGATGTTGGAAGAACATTTAAAGACAGCTCAAAAGTAAATCCTCTTTTTAATACCGCTGCGAGATATCTTAATATGCATGCTGGTGCTGGTGTGCCACTCGAAAAGTTAAAGGTTGCATTAGTAATTCATGGTTTGGCAGCAAATGATATCTTAAACAATACAAAGTATAAAGCCAAATACCATATTAACAACCCCAATGCTCCACTTCTTTCTGCTTTAGCAAAAAAAGGAGTCCAATTAATTTTGTGCGGGCAGACTGCAGCATATCGAGATATTTCTAAAGAAGATGTACTTCCCGAAATACAGATTGCATTATCTGCAATGACCGCATTGGTACAACTACAAAACGAAAACTACAGACTTATTAATTTTTAA
- a CDS encoding amidohydrolase — translation MIFCSIQAQQIDPDINTSAEKIESKVIEWRRDFHQNPELSNREFKTAKKIAKHLKSLGLEVTENIAKTGVVAILKGEKEGKTVALRADIDALPVTERVDIPFKSVVKTTFLDTEVGVSHACGHDTHTSILMGVAEILTKHKDKINGTVKFIFQPAEEGPPPGEEGGAKLMIKEGVLKNPDVDAIFGLHINSGTEVGKIRYKPGGTMAAVERFVITVKGKQTHGSAPWTGVDPILISAKIIDGLQTIISRESPLVNEAAVITVGKITSGVRFNIIPESAEMIGTVRTLDPKMRAHIIRRMNEMVPTIAKAYGGEAIIKFQNNTSITYNDPDLVKKMLPTIEGIAGKENVILSKATTGGEDFSYFQEVVPGFYFFLGGKTPGTNKAASHHTPDFFIDESGLLLGVKVMSQLTIDYLNAQ, via the coding sequence ATGATCTTTTGTTCCATACAGGCACAACAAATTGATCCAGATATTAATACTTCTGCAGAAAAAATAGAATCCAAAGTAATTGAATGGAGACGAGATTTCCATCAAAACCCAGAGCTTTCTAATCGAGAATTTAAAACTGCCAAGAAAATCGCAAAACACCTAAAAAGTCTTGGTTTAGAAGTAACCGAAAATATTGCTAAAACTGGTGTAGTAGCTATTCTTAAAGGAGAAAAAGAAGGCAAAACTGTAGCACTAAGAGCAGATATTGATGCATTACCAGTAACCGAACGAGTAGATATACCTTTTAAATCTGTTGTAAAAACTACATTTCTGGACACCGAAGTTGGCGTTAGCCATGCTTGTGGTCATGATACTCATACTTCTATATTAATGGGAGTAGCAGAAATTCTAACAAAACATAAAGATAAAATAAATGGTACGGTTAAATTTATATTTCAACCGGCAGAAGAAGGACCGCCACCAGGAGAAGAAGGTGGTGCCAAATTAATGATCAAAGAGGGCGTTTTAAAAAATCCAGATGTAGATGCAATCTTTGGTTTGCATATCAATTCGGGAACCGAAGTTGGAAAAATTCGTTACAAACCTGGGGGAACAATGGCGGCAGTAGAACGATTTGTTATTACAGTAAAAGGAAAACAAACGCATGGTTCTGCTCCTTGGACGGGAGTAGATCCTATCCTGATTTCGGCCAAAATTATTGATGGTTTACAAACTATTATAAGTAGAGAATCCCCTCTGGTAAATGAAGCCGCAGTAATAACGGTAGGTAAAATTACTAGTGGTGTACGATTTAACATTATTCCTGAAAGTGCCGAAATGATTGGTACAGTACGAACTTTGGATCCAAAAATGAGAGCCCATATTATTCGCCGTATGAATGAAATGGTACCTACTATTGCTAAGGCATATGGTGGTGAAGCTATTATTAAGTTTCAAAATAATACTTCTATAACATATAATGATCCCGACCTTGTAAAAAAGATGTTACCAACTATTGAAGGTATTGCTGGCAAAGAAAATGTTATCCTATCAAAGGCAACTACAGGAGGAGAAGATTTTTCATATTTTCAGGAAGTAGTACCAGGATTTTATTTCTTTTTAGGAGGAAAAACACCTGGAACCAATAAAGCAGCTTCTCATCATACACCTGATTTTTTTATAGACGAAAGCGGGTTACTATTAGGAGTTAAAGTAATGTCACAATTAACTATTGACTATCTTAATGCACAATAG
- a CDS encoding FMN-binding glutamate synthase family protein has product MESVFNFLGSISWWMWIITAFVLVAIRDIFFNKKHTVSHNFPIIGHLRYLLESIGPEIRQYFVANNREELPFNRIERGWVYASSKNENNYEGFGTDRDIYLHQHIFVKNCMIPYKMDKDHPNRKDKSFLPCAKVMGLYNQREKPYRPGSVINVSAMSFGSLSARAIESLNIGVQKGNAYHNTGEGGLSPYHSNGGDVIFHFGTGYFGVRDENGNFSMKKIKDLVTRNPFIRAIEIKLSQGAKPGKGGVLPGAKITPEIAKIRGVEVGKDVLSPSAHKAFSDVPELLQFIEDIAKETGLPVGIKAAIGKTEQWELLAELMVKTNRGPDFITIDGGEGGTGAAPPSFADHVSLPWIYGFTAIYKIFQKHNLTDRVVFIGSGKLGFPAKAAMAFAMGVDCINVAREAMMSIGCIQAQICHTNRCPSGIATQSKWLQKGIDIPLKSDRLAQYFKTFRKEFTEITHAAGYEHPCQFTMQDIDLNVDDGELTKTLRESFKYSKTAVEYTCTQDLKECTYLGGYNQK; this is encoded by the coding sequence ATGGAAAGTGTATTTAATTTTTTAGGTTCAATATCCTGGTGGATGTGGATCATTACTGCGTTTGTATTAGTTGCAATTCGCGATATATTTTTTAATAAAAAACATACCGTAAGCCATAATTTCCCTATTATAGGTCATCTAAGGTATTTGTTAGAAAGTATAGGTCCAGAGATAAGACAGTATTTTGTTGCTAATAATAGAGAAGAACTTCCATTTAATAGAATTGAAAGAGGTTGGGTATATGCTTCTTCTAAAAATGAAAATAATTATGAAGGTTTTGGTACAGATAGGGATATTTATTTGCACCAGCATATTTTTGTAAAAAACTGTATGATCCCTTATAAGATGGATAAGGATCATCCCAATAGAAAAGATAAATCTTTTCTTCCTTGCGCAAAGGTGATGGGTTTATACAACCAACGAGAAAAGCCTTATCGACCCGGGTCTGTTATTAATGTTTCTGCCATGAGTTTCGGATCCCTTTCTGCACGAGCTATAGAGTCTCTAAATATAGGGGTACAAAAAGGAAATGCTTATCATAATACAGGAGAAGGTGGACTTTCTCCTTATCATAGTAATGGAGGTGATGTTATTTTTCATTTTGGAACTGGATATTTTGGAGTTCGCGATGAGAATGGTAATTTTTCGATGAAAAAAATAAAAGATCTGGTGACTCGAAATCCTTTTATTCGGGCTATTGAGATCAAATTATCACAGGGAGCAAAACCAGGAAAAGGAGGTGTATTACCTGGTGCTAAGATTACTCCAGAAATTGCAAAAATAAGAGGTGTAGAAGTAGGTAAAGATGTATTATCTCCTTCTGCGCACAAAGCTTTTTCTGATGTCCCAGAACTATTACAATTTATTGAGGATATTGCCAAAGAGACAGGACTTCCTGTAGGGATCAAAGCTGCAATTGGTAAAACAGAACAGTGGGAACTCCTTGCAGAACTAATGGTAAAAACCAATAGAGGTCCGGATTTTATTACTATTGATGGTGGCGAAGGTGGTACAGGAGCTGCACCACCAAGCTTTGCTGATCATGTGTCTCTTCCCTGGATATATGGATTTACAGCTATTTATAAAATTTTTCAAAAACATAATCTTACAGATCGGGTAGTTTTTATTGGTAGTGGAAAACTAGGTTTTCCTGCAAAAGCAGCAATGGCCTTTGCCATGGGTGTCGATTGTATCAATGTTGCTCGTGAAGCTATGATGAGTATTGGTTGTATCCAGGCACAGATATGTCATACTAATCGATGTCCTAGTGGCATAGCTACCCAAAGTAAATGGTTACAAAAGGGAATTGATATCCCATTAAAATCTGATCGCCTGGCACAGTATTTTAAAACATTTAGAAAAGAATTTACAGAGATCACTCATGCTGCCGGATATGAGCATCCTTGTCAGTTTACAATGCAGGACATAGATCTTAACGTGGATGACGGAGAACTTACCAAGACATTAAGAGAATCTTTTAAATATAGTAAGACTGCTGTTGAATATACTTGTACTCAGGATCTAAAAGAATGTACATATCTTGGTGGTTATAACCAAAAATAG
- a CDS encoding trypsin-like peptidase domain-containing protein yields the protein MSNLDSLKEATFKILTPRGTGSGFYIKSKNIILTNHHVISGCKEVAVEDDHHNRMLAKVIMTNPDIDIAILKVEGELNIDHGFSVDNSLELARQEKVFALGYPFGMPFTITEGIVSNPEQHMNGRYFVQTDAAINPGNSGGPLVTQDGRLAGINSSKFNNADNMGFAIPISEIEQAIESIENNPEFKFSLQCSSCSGLTYVAQDYCNNCGATLSKDVFDELELNEFSNFIEDSLKQLDINPVLTRTGQEFWEFHQGSSQIRIFVMNREYLYLTSPLNNLPKQNLERLYEYLISSDQGQFTLGVYKNTIFISYRISITDIFQDEATKNDIKLKIKELALRADDLDDFFVEEYGCTMSTYAKKVS from the coding sequence ATGAGCAATTTAGATTCGTTAAAAGAAGCAACATTTAAAATACTTACCCCAAGAGGTACGGGGAGTGGCTTTTATATAAAAAGTAAAAATATTATTCTTACTAACCACCATGTTATTAGCGGTTGTAAAGAGGTCGCTGTCGAAGATGATCATCATAACAGAATGCTGGCAAAAGTTATTATGACAAATCCAGATATTGATATTGCAATACTCAAAGTAGAAGGGGAGTTGAATATAGATCATGGTTTTTCTGTAGATAATTCTTTAGAACTAGCCAGGCAAGAAAAAGTATTTGCTCTTGGGTATCCATTCGGAATGCCATTTACAATAACAGAAGGTATTGTTTCGAACCCCGAGCAACATATGAATGGGAGATATTTTGTGCAAACAGATGCAGCTATAAATCCAGGAAATAGTGGAGGTCCTTTAGTGACACAAGATGGAAGATTGGCAGGTATTAATTCTTCAAAATTCAATAATGCAGATAATATGGGATTTGCAATTCCGATTTCTGAAATTGAGCAGGCTATCGAAAGTATTGAAAATAACCCTGAATTTAAGTTTTCCCTGCAGTGCTCATCTTGTTCTGGTCTCACATATGTCGCACAAGATTACTGTAATAATTGTGGAGCAACATTATCTAAGGATGTATTTGATGAATTAGAACTCAATGAATTTTCAAACTTTATTGAAGATTCTTTGAAACAATTAGATATTAATCCTGTTTTAACAAGAACGGGTCAGGAGTTTTGGGAATTTCACCAAGGAAGTTCTCAAATTAGGATTTTTGTAATGAATAGAGAATATCTCTATCTAACCTCTCCTTTAAATAATTTACCAAAACAAAACCTTGAAAGGTTATATGAATATTTGATTTCTAGTGACCAGGGACAATTTACATTAGGAGTATATAAAAATACTATTTTTATATCGTATAGAATTAGTATCACCGATATATTTCAGGATGAAGCCACCAAAAATGATATTAAACTAAAAATAAAAGAACTCGCACTAAGAGCCGATGATCTTGATGATTTCTTTGTAGAGGAATATGGCTGTACTATGAGTACATATGCTAAAAAAGTAAGTTAA
- a CDS encoding patatin-like phospholipase family protein — protein MRALVISGGGSKGAYAGGVAQYLIQEQGKKYDLFLGTSTGSLLISQLALGNIEKMYDIYTNVNQHTIFNVNPFVVRKKGNREFVSINFFSSLWQFIKRKRTFGESKNLRRAIRRNFSEEEFKLARTKVDDVVVTVSNLTKNSTEYKSINDFSYEDFCDWVWISCNYVPFMSLVTKDGCEYADGGFGCMVPIREAIRRGATEIDAIILESENMEHNKVLGKNPFSLMVNLFSYMLDQVEGHDTVLGKLAAINKEVPLNLYYTPSKLTENSLIFNKKLMSSWWRQGYEYAAQKAKTAEENKLKNIDLAG, from the coding sequence ATGCGAGCACTAGTAATTTCAGGAGGAGGAAGTAAAGGAGCTTATGCCGGTGGTGTAGCGCAATACTTAATTCAGGAGCAAGGTAAGAAATATGACCTGTTTCTCGGGACTTCTACCGGAAGCCTTTTAATTTCACAATTGGCTTTGGGTAATATCGAGAAAATGTATGATATCTATACCAATGTTAACCAACATACAATTTTTAATGTAAATCCTTTTGTAGTTAGAAAAAAAGGAAATAGAGAGTTTGTATCGATTAACTTTTTTTCTTCACTGTGGCAATTTATTAAAAGAAAACGAACATTCGGAGAAAGTAAAAATTTACGACGTGCTATACGCAGAAACTTTTCTGAAGAAGAATTTAAGCTGGCACGTACAAAAGTTGATGATGTTGTAGTTACCGTTTCTAACCTCACTAAAAATAGTACAGAATATAAATCGATTAATGATTTTTCTTATGAAGATTTCTGTGATTGGGTTTGGATATCCTGTAACTATGTTCCTTTTATGAGTTTGGTTACCAAAGATGGTTGCGAATATGCAGATGGAGGTTTTGGGTGTATGGTACCTATTCGGGAAGCGATACGAAGAGGAGCAACAGAGATTGATGCCATTATTTTGGAGTCAGAAAATATGGAGCATAATAAAGTATTGGGTAAAAACCCATTTTCACTTATGGTAAACCTATTTAGTTATATGTTAGACCAGGTCGAAGGACATGATACTGTATTAGGTAAATTAGCAGCGATTAATAAAGAAGTTCCTTTAAATCTATACTACACACCATCCAAACTTACAGAGAACTCATTGATTTTTAATAAAAAATTAATGAGTAGCTGGTGGAGACAAGGTTATGAATACGCAGCTCAGAAAGCAAAAACTGCAGAAGAAAATAAACTTAAAAATATAGATCTTGCAGGATAA
- a CDS encoding patatin-like phospholipase family protein has protein sequence MRALVISGGGSKGAFAGGVAQYLIQDLGRKYDLFIGTSTGSLLVSHLALSKIEEIKTFYTSVNQSSIFKSCPFTIKKQRGYTSININHFNVLYNLIKGKKSFGDSKNLRNLVESAISESYFEELKSGEKDIVITVTNLSTNEVEYKSIKECTYQDFLDWIWISCNYPPFMSLVRKNHCDYVDGGLGSMVPIEEAIKRGATELDVIVLETEINYLNRMPTKNPFTLITSMVDFMMDRIEHQNIRIGKFKAIEHDVAMDLYYTPTVLTTNSLIFDKEKMTQWWAKGYKFAKKKNISNPL, from the coding sequence ATGCGTGCATTAGTAATTTCTGGTGGTGGAAGTAAAGGAGCTTTTGCAGGTGGTGTTGCACAGTACTTAATTCAGGATTTGGGTAGAAAATATGACCTGTTTATTGGTACTTCTACCGGAAGCCTTTTGGTATCACATCTGGCATTATCCAAAATCGAAGAGATAAAAACTTTTTATACCTCGGTAAATCAATCTTCAATATTTAAAAGCTGTCCTTTTACTATTAAAAAGCAAAGAGGATATACAAGTATCAATATCAATCATTTTAATGTATTGTATAATTTGATTAAAGGGAAAAAATCATTTGGAGATAGTAAAAACCTTAGAAATCTGGTAGAGAGTGCTATTTCTGAATCATATTTTGAAGAACTAAAATCTGGAGAAAAAGATATAGTCATTACAGTAACCAATCTTTCTACTAATGAAGTAGAATATAAATCAATAAAAGAATGTACATATCAGGATTTTTTAGATTGGATATGGATATCTTGCAATTACCCACCTTTTATGAGTTTGGTTAGAAAAAACCATTGTGATTATGTTGATGGTGGTTTGGGATCGATGGTTCCTATTGAAGAAGCAATAAAACGTGGAGCAACAGAGCTCGATGTTATTGTGTTGGAAACAGAAATTAATTATTTAAATAGAATGCCTACCAAAAACCCCTTTACCTTAATTACAAGTATGGTCGATTTTATGATGGATAGGATCGAACATCAAAACATTCGGATAGGTAAGTTTAAGGCAATAGAACACGATGTAGCAATGGATCTATATTATACTCCTACCGTACTGACTACGAACTCATTAATTTTTGATAAGGAAAAAATGACACAATGGTGGGCAAAAGGTTATAAATTTGCAAAGAAAAAGAACATTTCGAACCCATTATAA
- a CDS encoding M1 family metallopeptidase, whose protein sequence is MKFILSFLILVFSSIGNAQEMASAEPHNFKKEQADVDFQNGKVDVTVDSKSKKIKGKVTYTFKIIESVKSVFVDAQHMIISKVSLNGKNVDFKYDNKKIIINSDFKRENEYQLVIYYEAKPKKALYFVKDYEGNDQVWTQGQGKYTSNWLPSFDDMNEKLEYDLTISFYKGYEVIANGKLTKTESVNDSIQSWQYDMQRPMSSYLVAFAIGKYDKVVETSANGTPLEMYYYPKDKHKFETTYKHSKQIFDFLEKEIGFSFPWQNYKQIPVKDFLYAGMENTGTTIFSDAFMVDETAFIDQNYINVNAHELAHQWFGDLVTETEGTHHWLQEGFATYYALLAEKEIFGDDYFQYKLYESAEQLTELSKTKNATSLLNPKASSLTFYQRGAWAIHALRNLIGDTSFKITIHNYLEKHKFQNVTTNDFIAIASAVSGKDLKAFRQLWLENIKFPSQEALDILAKSDFIKNYLGLAQERTQPMAGKWGTLAKALDFPTNDYIGQEAVYQLEGQNSPEVIALYDKAFETNNIFVRQAIANTLNTVPKDLQEQYESLLKDASYATIEPALYHLWTSFPEKRKEYLDLTKEIVGFNTKNVRMLWLVLALNTKDYYTSEHQKFYLELSGYTSSKFGFSTRENAFTYLESLQAFSDHSLIDLVDGATHHNWRFRNSCRKILDKILKDEKYKKKYVVLLDSLPKNQQDFLRKKLTP, encoded by the coding sequence ATGAAATTTATTTTAAGCTTTTTAATACTTGTTTTTTCTTCAATAGGCAATGCTCAGGAAATGGCTTCTGCAGAACCTCATAATTTTAAAAAGGAACAAGCTGATGTTGATTTTCAAAATGGTAAAGTCGATGTGACTGTAGATTCTAAGTCAAAAAAAATAAAAGGAAAAGTAACATATACTTTTAAAATAATAGAGTCTGTGAAATCTGTTTTTGTAGATGCTCAACATATGATAATCAGTAAAGTATCTTTAAATGGTAAAAATGTGGATTTTAAGTATGATAATAAGAAGATTATCATTAATTCAGACTTTAAAAGAGAAAACGAGTATCAACTAGTGATTTACTATGAAGCTAAACCTAAAAAAGCACTTTATTTTGTTAAAGATTATGAAGGTAATGATCAGGTATGGACACAAGGGCAAGGAAAATATACCTCTAACTGGCTTCCCAGTTTTGATGATATGAATGAAAAGCTCGAATATGATCTCACGATTAGTTTTTATAAAGGCTATGAAGTTATTGCCAATGGAAAACTCACTAAAACAGAATCGGTAAATGATTCTATCCAAAGTTGGCAGTATGATATGCAACGTCCCATGAGTAGCTATTTGGTTGCTTTTGCCATTGGGAAATATGATAAAGTAGTAGAAACTTCGGCAAATGGAACTCCTTTAGAAATGTATTATTACCCAAAGGATAAGCATAAATTCGAGACAACCTATAAGCATAGTAAACAGATCTTTGATTTTTTAGAAAAAGAGATCGGGTTTTCGTTTCCCTGGCAAAATTATAAGCAAATTCCTGTTAAAGATTTTTTATATGCAGGTATGGAAAACACAGGAACAACTATTTTTTCTGATGCCTTTATGGTTGATGAAACAGCATTCATTGATCAAAATTATATTAATGTCAATGCACATGAGTTGGCACATCAATGGTTTGGAGATTTGGTAACTGAAACCGAAGGAACACACCATTGGCTTCAAGAAGGGTTTGCAACATATTATGCATTATTAGCAGAAAAAGAAATTTTTGGAGATGATTATTTTCAATACAAATTGTATGAAAGTGCAGAACAACTCACCGAGCTATCCAAAACAAAGAATGCAACATCATTATTAAATCCCAAAGCAAGCTCTCTAACATTTTATCAAAGAGGAGCCTGGGCTATTCATGCATTAAGAAATTTGATTGGCGATACTAGTTTTAAAATTACAATTCATAATTATCTCGAAAAGCATAAATTTCAAAATGTTACAACCAATGATTTTATAGCGATAGCTTCGGCCGTGAGTGGTAAAGATTTGAAAGCATTTAGGCAATTATGGTTAGAGAATATAAAATTCCCTTCGCAAGAAGCATTAGATATACTTGCAAAATCAGATTTCATTAAAAACTACCTTGGCCTGGCGCAAGAACGTACTCAACCTATGGCAGGAAAATGGGGTACTTTGGCTAAGGCATTAGATTTCCCTACAAATGATTACATTGGTCAGGAAGCTGTATATCAATTAGAAGGGCAAAACTCTCCAGAGGTTATAGCCTTGTATGATAAAGCTTTTGAGACAAATAACATTTTTGTACGTCAGGCTATTGCCAATACATTAAATACAGTACCTAAGGATTTACAAGAACAATATGAATCTTTGCTAAAAGATGCCTCGTATGCTACCATAGAACCGGCACTTTATCATTTATGGACTAGTTTTCCAGAAAAAAGAAAAGAGTATCTGGATCTTACCAAAGAAATTGTAGGCTTTAATACTAAAAATGTTAGAATGTTATGGTTAGTTTTAGCATTAAACACAAAGGATTACTATACCAGCGAACATCAAAAATTTTATCTGGAGCTATCGGGTTACACATCGTCAAAATTTGGATTCAGTACTCGTGAGAATGCGTTTACTTATTTAGAAAGCTTACAAGCTTTTTCTGACCATTCCTTAATAGATCTAGTTGATGGAGCTACGCATCATAATTGGCGTTTTAGGAACTCTTGTAGAAAAATTTTGGATAAAATACTAAAGGACGAAAAATATAAAAAGAAATACGTAGTTTTATTGGATAGTTTACCGAAGAATCAACAAGATTTTTTGAGAAAAAAATTAACCCCATAA